One Corallococcus exiguus DNA segment encodes these proteins:
- a CDS encoding tetratricopeptide repeat protein, producing MRRLVLFALLTAAVPGCFYPADRGRALEAKVDRLGADNARLATELKEARDQLAVTQPKLDEKIAQVTQALQSLDTAARRKDADIGVQFQKTVEDLAQLRGQVETYLYKIGELEAALGKSTEETNQRLLALQGTEAVKEAEAKRKAEELQRPTTAKDFIALAQDKAKAGDTLIARQLYNEFVKKWPKDALVGEAHFGLGETYFTESKCREALFEYGKVVQDHTKTPSAPDAYLRSSDCFLKLKMKEESKLALEELVKSYPKSDAAKTAKTKLAELDKKPAPAPAPKKAKK from the coding sequence ATGCGCAGGCTCGTGCTCTTCGCCTTGTTGACCGCTGCTGTTCCCGGCTGTTTCTACCCCGCCGACCGCGGCCGTGCCCTGGAAGCCAAGGTGGACCGGCTGGGCGCGGACAACGCCAGGCTGGCCACGGAGCTGAAGGAGGCGCGCGACCAGCTCGCCGTCACCCAGCCGAAGCTCGACGAGAAGATCGCCCAGGTGACGCAGGCCCTGCAGAGCCTGGACACCGCCGCGCGCCGCAAGGACGCGGACATCGGCGTGCAGTTCCAGAAGACGGTGGAGGACCTGGCGCAGCTGCGCGGCCAGGTGGAGACGTACCTCTACAAGATTGGTGAGCTGGAGGCCGCGCTCGGCAAGAGCACGGAGGAGACCAACCAGCGGCTGCTGGCGCTCCAGGGCACGGAGGCGGTGAAGGAGGCCGAGGCCAAGAGGAAGGCCGAGGAGCTCCAGCGCCCCACGACCGCGAAGGACTTCATCGCGCTCGCGCAGGACAAGGCGAAGGCCGGCGACACGCTGATCGCGCGCCAGCTCTACAACGAGTTCGTGAAGAAGTGGCCCAAGGACGCGCTCGTGGGCGAGGCCCACTTCGGTCTGGGCGAGACGTACTTCACCGAGTCCAAGTGCCGCGAGGCCCTTTTCGAGTACGGCAAGGTGGTGCAGGACCACACGAAGACGCCGTCCGCGCCGGACGCGTACCTGCGCTCCTCCGACTGCTTCCTGAAGCTGAAGATGAAGGAGGAGTCGAAGCTGGCGCTGGAGGAGCTGGTGAAGAGCTACCCCAAGTCGGACGCGGCCAAGACGGCGAAGACGAAGCTGGCGGAGCTGGACAAGAAGCCCGCGCCTGCCCCCGCGCCGAAGAAGGCGAAGAAGTGA
- a CDS encoding CheR family methyltransferase: MTSSPERWTPVHAWLQAHTGMALSGAQQRRLDARLDALGHGQSATRLVAHLRTPTGAADLARLVDAVAVHTSEVFRDEVQLSAFREHVLSPRVQRSKTPLHVWSAGCAAGEEVATLLLLMAQEGADPSSRVLGTDISEQVLTRARELSFLSDALRRVPEASRSRYFEPKGRRHSLVASLRTQAEFRRHNLMEAPYPEAPGGGGFDIIFCRNVLIYFTPEAFQRTVRSLSERLAPGGVLVLSAAEPLLQVPPELRLLPSEHAFFYVREDAAPAEPVRPKRESGRFPSIATGPAAPKPEAPAVPPPVPPSVPDEAAMAQADWLFSCVLDGASTGVPDEKSERDLRRCLDLDPDHVAARYLLGLLLEQCGQPGAALEAYRRALRAVESGRARPVPFFLNLPRLRVACARAVERLEAEGAR, translated from the coding sequence ATGACGTCCTCTCCCGAGCGCTGGACTCCCGTCCACGCCTGGCTCCAGGCCCACACGGGCATGGCGCTGAGCGGGGCCCAGCAGCGGCGGCTGGACGCGCGGCTGGACGCCCTGGGACACGGGCAGAGCGCGACGCGGCTGGTGGCGCACCTGCGCACGCCCACGGGAGCGGCGGACCTGGCGCGGTTGGTGGACGCGGTGGCGGTGCACACGTCGGAGGTGTTCCGGGACGAGGTGCAGCTGTCCGCCTTCCGCGAGCACGTGCTGTCGCCCCGGGTGCAGCGCTCCAAGACGCCGCTGCACGTGTGGAGCGCGGGCTGCGCGGCGGGCGAGGAGGTCGCCACGCTGCTCCTCCTGATGGCGCAGGAGGGCGCGGATCCCTCCAGCCGCGTGCTGGGCACGGACATCTCCGAACAGGTGCTCACCCGGGCGCGCGAATTGAGCTTCCTCTCGGATGCGCTCCGGCGCGTGCCGGAAGCCTCGCGCTCCCGCTACTTCGAGCCGAAGGGCCGGCGCCACTCGCTGGTGGCGTCGCTGCGCACGCAGGCGGAGTTCCGGCGCCACAACCTGATGGAAGCCCCGTATCCGGAGGCCCCCGGGGGCGGCGGGTTCGACATCATCTTCTGCCGCAACGTCCTCATCTACTTCACCCCGGAGGCCTTCCAGCGCACGGTGCGGAGCCTGAGCGAGCGGCTCGCGCCCGGCGGAGTGCTGGTGCTGTCCGCCGCGGAGCCGCTGCTCCAGGTGCCCCCGGAGTTGCGGCTGTTGCCCAGTGAGCACGCGTTCTTCTACGTGCGCGAGGACGCCGCGCCCGCGGAGCCTGTCCGGCCCAAGCGGGAATCTGGCCGGTTCCCGAGCATCGCCACCGGGCCCGCCGCGCCGAAGCCGGAAGCTCCGGCGGTTCCGCCCCCGGTTCCGCCCTCGGTTCCGGACGAGGCCGCGATGGCGCAGGCGGACTGGCTCTTCTCGTGCGTGCTGGACGGGGCCTCCACGGGCGTCCCGGACGAGAAGTCCGAGCGCGACCTGCGCCGGTGCCTGGACCTGGATCCGGACCACGTCGCCGCCCGCTACCTGCTGGGTCTCCTGCTGGAGCAGTGCGGCCAGCCCGGCGCCGCCCTGGAGGCCTACCGCCGGGCCCTGCGGGCGGTGGAGTCCGGGCGGGCGCGGCCGGTGCCCTTCTTCCTCAACCTGCCCCGGCTCCGGGTGGCCTGCGCCCGGGCGGTGGAGCGGCTGGAGGCGGAAGGGGCGCGCTGA
- a CDS encoding metallophosphoesterase family protein, translating to MPVLALDAGNALFKTLADGQEAKLRAELLLEQLDAQGYAAMAVGQRDLVLGVDFLKKKTKGAKLKLVSANLVDAKGQPLFPASVVTTVGGLKVGIIGVSPASADPKAPAGGSEGTAFLPEGVRGLPVGPAVTSEVKRLRQKEQVSLVLLLAAVPYVEAVKLAQGAEGVDFVLQSHDGRGVGMAQRQGVSTLVPPGERGRQVAKLELSVEGAGPFADLSEANRARESQRMVEANIARVQERLKVEKNEDARRSLQETLTSFEARRDALARTAAAQGPTTGRTYLLTYLQLGADVASDAAVQKQVERVEPPGSAGH from the coding sequence GTGCCGGTGCTCGCACTGGACGCGGGCAACGCGCTCTTCAAGACCCTGGCGGATGGCCAGGAGGCGAAGCTTCGCGCGGAGCTGCTCCTGGAGCAGCTGGACGCGCAGGGCTACGCGGCCATGGCCGTGGGCCAGCGCGACCTCGTGCTGGGCGTGGACTTCCTGAAGAAGAAGACGAAGGGTGCGAAGCTGAAGCTCGTGTCCGCGAACCTCGTGGACGCGAAGGGACAGCCGCTCTTCCCCGCGTCGGTGGTGACGACGGTGGGCGGGCTGAAGGTGGGCATCATCGGCGTGTCCCCGGCGTCCGCGGACCCCAAGGCTCCGGCCGGCGGCTCCGAGGGCACGGCCTTCCTGCCCGAGGGTGTCCGGGGTCTGCCGGTGGGCCCGGCGGTGACCTCCGAGGTGAAGCGCCTGCGCCAGAAGGAGCAGGTGTCGCTGGTTTTGTTGCTCGCGGCGGTGCCCTACGTGGAGGCCGTGAAGCTGGCCCAGGGCGCCGAGGGCGTGGACTTCGTGCTGCAGTCGCACGACGGCCGGGGCGTGGGCATGGCGCAGCGCCAGGGCGTGTCCACGCTGGTGCCGCCCGGAGAGCGGGGCCGCCAGGTCGCGAAGCTGGAGCTGTCCGTGGAGGGCGCCGGTCCCTTCGCGGACCTGTCCGAGGCGAACCGCGCCCGGGAGAGCCAGCGCATGGTGGAGGCGAACATCGCGCGGGTGCAGGAGCGCCTGAAGGTGGAGAAGAACGAGGACGCGCGCCGCTCGCTCCAGGAGACGCTGACCTCCTTCGAAGCACGGCGTGACGCCCTGGCCCGCACGGCGGCGGCGCAGGGCCCGACGACGGGGCGCACGTACTTGCTGACGTACCTGCAGCTGGGTGCGGACGTGGCGTCGGATGCCGCCGTGCAGAAGCAGGTGGAGCGCGTCGAGCCGCCCGGCTCCGCGGGTCACTGA